Proteins encoded by one window of Ovis canadensis isolate MfBH-ARS-UI-01 breed Bighorn chromosome 14, ARS-UI_OviCan_v2, whole genome shotgun sequence:
- the LOC138418463 gene encoding uncharacterized protein isoform X2 has translation MPGDPGEGEMVARVTSTLGLGHHSPASAKRDTSQREAGVAHWLQARATRGRRRGDLWRGSREDTGALFLEAPKQVAAPVANTGTGGRGEWDPAYRWAQGPGLQPAPKGSGALGPGAAGGAGAGGGASARGPLPSEGGSGLDSKASHRTSGSASPPLWTLDLAFPPDGPQVLLPHRQLRMEEEDTAL, from the coding sequence ATGCCCGGGGACCCCGGGGAAGGGGAAATGGTGGCGAGGGTCACCTCCACCTTGGGTCTGGGGCACCACTCCCCGGCCTCAGCCAAGCGGGACACCAGCCAGCGGGAGGCGGGGGTGGCTCACTGGCTCCAGGCAAGGGCGACCCGAGGCCGGCGGCGCGGGGATCTGTGGCGGGGAAGCCGCGAGGACACAGGAGCCCTGTTCCTAGAAGCGCCGAAACAGGTGGCTGCTCCCGTGGCGAACACGGGGACGGGCGGCCGGGGCGAATGGGACCCCGCTTACCGCTGGGCACAGGGCCCTGGGCTCCAGCCGGCACCCAAGGGGAGCGGCGCGCTCGGCCCGGGCGCCGCGGGCGGGGCGGGCGCAGGGGGCGGGGCCTCTGCGCGCGGGCCCCTCCCCTCCGAAGGCGGGTCAGGACTGGACTCCAAGGCCTCCCACCGGACCAGTGGGTCTGCTTCACCACCGCTTTGGACCTTGGACCTCGCCTTTCCTCCTGATGGACCGCAAGTGCTCCTGCCCCACCG
- the LOC138418462 gene encoding LOW QUALITY PROTEIN: liver carboxylesterase-like (The sequence of the model RefSeq protein was modified relative to this genomic sequence to represent the inferred CDS: inserted 2 bases in 1 codon; substituted 1 base at 1 genomic stop codon) has product MWLFALVLTSISTFTAWGLPPSSPVVDTAQGRVLGKDVSLKGFAQPVAVFLGIPFAKPPLGSLRFAPPQPAEPWSFVKNTTSYPPMCSQDPVGAQLLSDLFTNRKESISLTFSEDCLYLNIYTPADLTKRSRLPVMVWIHGGALLVGGASTYEGLVLSAHENVVVVTIQYRLGIWGFFSTGDEHCRGNWGHLDQVAALHWVQENIANFGGDPGSVTIFGESAGAESVSVLVLSPLARNLFHRAISESGVALTSALVKRDSKAAAERIAAFAGCKTITSAVLVHCLRQKTEDELLEVTQKMNFFKLDLYGDPRETYPFLPTVVDGVVLPKTPEEMQAEKNFNTIPYIIGVNKQKFGWLLPLLVRYPLSEDKLDQKTATSPVWQYYPILSIPEQLAPXDLGGTDDPVKKKGLFLDLIGDVMCGVPSVNVARHHRDAGAPTYMYEFHYRPSFXAELKPKTVIGDHGDELFSVFGAPFLKDGASEEEINLSKMVMKFWANFARNGNPNGEGLPHWPVYDHKEGYIQIGINTQAAEKLKDKEVAFWNELLSGEVAKKALHLKHVELGTGDSTGPPDGGFSRSVYVPKRRLIVEAEKLSSGSDRGPGGGVSVSVASIWK; this is encoded by the exons ATGTGGCTCTTCGCGCTGGTTCTGACCTCCATCTCTACTTTCACAGCTTGGG GGCTGCCGCCCTCATCGCCTGTCGTGGACACCGCTCAGGGCAGAGTCCTGGGGAAAGATGTCAGCTTAAAAGGATTTGCTCAGCCTGTGGCCGTCTTCCTGGGAATTCCTTTTGCCAAGCCTCCTCTTGGATCCTTGAGGTTTGCTCCGCCGCAGCCTGCAGAACCATGGAGCTTCGTGAAGAATACCACCTCTTACCCTCCCAT GTGCTCCCAAGACCCAGTGGGGGCGCAGTTGCTCTCGGATCTCTTTACCAACAGAAAGGAGAGCATTAGTCTCACattttctgaagactgtctttacCTAAACATATACACCCCTGCTGACTTGACGAAGAGAAGCAGGCTGCCG GTGATGGTGTGGATCCACGGAGGAGCTCTGCTGGTGGGAGGAGCGTCAACCTATGAAGGGCTGGTCCTCTCTGCCCACGAAAATGTGGTGGTGGTGACCATCCAGTACCGCCTGGGCATCTGGGGCTTCTTCAG CACAGGGGACGAGCACTGCCGGGGGAACTGGGGCCACTTGGACCAGGTGGCCGCGCTGCACTGGGTCCAGGAGAACATTGCCAACTTTGGCGGGGATCCAGGCTCTGTGACCATCTTTGGAGAGTCAGCAGGAGCGGAAAGTGTGTCTGTTCTT GTGTTGTCCCCCCTGGCCAGGAATCTCTTCCACCGGGCCATCTCTGAGAGCGGCGTGGCCCTCACTTCTGCCCTGGTCAAGAGGGACTCGAAGGCTGCAGCTGAG CGAATTGCTGCCTTTGCTGGGTGCAAGACCATCACCTCGGCTGTCCTTGTTCACTGCCTGCGCCAGAAGACGGAGGATGAGCTCTTGGAGGTAACACAGAAGATG AACTTTTTCAAACTTGATTTATATGGAGACCCTAGAGAG ACTTACCCTTTCCTGCCCACTGTGGTTGATGGAGTGGTGCTGCCAAAGACGCCAGAGGAGATGCAGGCTGAAAAGAACTTCAACACCATTCCCTACATCATCGGAGTCAACAAGCAGAAGTTTGGCTGGCTTCTGCCATTG CTCGTGAGATATCCACTCTCTGAAGACAAGCTGGACCAGAAGACGGCCACATCACCCGTGTGGCAGTACTACCCCATCCTG AGCATTCCTGAGCAACTGGCTCC GGATTTAGGAGGGACAGACGACCCTGTCAAAAAGAAAGGCCTGTTCCTGGACTTGATAGGAGATGTGATGTGTGGTGTTCCATCTGTGAATGTGGCCCGTCACCACAGAG ATGCTGGAGCCCCAACCTACATGTATGAGTTTCATTATCGCCCAAGTTTCTAAGCAGAGCTGAAACCAAAGACGGTGATAGGAGACCACGGGGATGAGCTCTTCTCTGTCTTTGGGGCTCCATTTCTGAAAG ATGGTGCCTCAGAAGAGGAAATCAATCTCAGCAAGATGGTGATGAAATTCTGGGCCAACTTTGCTCGGAATGG GAACCCCAATGGGGAGGGGCTTCCCCATTGGCCGGTATATGATCATAAAGAAGGGTACATTCAGATTGGCATCAACACTCAGGCAGCCGAGAAGCTGAAAGACAAGGAAGTGGCTTTCTGGAATGAGCTACTGTCCGGGGAGGTGGCAAAGAAGGCACTACACTTAAAACATGTTGAGCTGGGAACAGGAGACTCAACTGGGCCCCCAGACGGAGGCTTCTCTAGAAGCGTTTATGTGCCAAAGAGGCGTCTTATTGTGGAGGCTGAGAAATTATCCAGTGGGAGTGACAGAGGTCCGGGAGGGGGAGTTTCTGTTTCTGTGGCCTCAATTTGGAAATAA